From a single Sebastes umbrosus isolate fSebUmb1 chromosome 17, fSebUmb1.pri, whole genome shotgun sequence genomic region:
- the nectin1a gene encoding LOW QUALITY PROTEIN: nectin cell adhesion molecule 1a (The sequence of the model RefSeq protein was modified relative to this genomic sequence to represent the inferred CDS: inserted 1 base in 1 codon), producing MDSTGFRIFLITTCVIPGINGQTVEMDDGKWGYVGSKLDLRCRFINSSPPVKISQVTWQKLVNGTKQNVAIANPSLGVSVAPPYRDRVTFKNAAVRRRTPTLEDTTITFSSLRLSDESSYICEYTTFPAGNRENTVNLTVYVRPTTQMTLSTPTLVARSSNVKTPVATCISANGKPPGTIRWETRVPGEVTTREYRNSDGTFTVQSDYILVPSRETHKETLTCVTTYNEEVFTDSVTLDIQYEPDVSVDGYDGNWYLNRENVQLSCQADANPAVSLYQWRLINGSIPSNAEIRDNVLTLKGPVTYDLQGTYVCDATNSIGTRSGSVEVSIIEKPLPQIATGDVISVIALLLAAGVLMGITITVLVLKIRSRKGNSSNDSPSRKLSQPIRKRPADDIQHSGRFYEELPNTADYVSYRLACNKEDYPEPYSPPIKPPLXFLPQQPYHSPQPTTASSSGTNTPKNTFSPPSHTTAIFKYPSVPGLSSPPPGVAAYTFPKEQYV from the exons GAATAAATGGCCAGACTGTGGAAATGGATGATGGGAAGTGGGGCTATGTCGGCTCAAAGTTGGATCTCCGCTGTCGGTTCATCAACAGCTCCCCGCCTGTCAAAATCTCCCAG GTAACATGGCAGAAATTGGTGAATGGCACGAAGCAGAACGTGGCGATCGCCAATCCCTCCCTGGGCGTTTCTGTGGCCCCGCCCTACAGGGACCGCGTCACCTTCAAGAACGCAGCAGTGAGGCGGCGAACTCCGACCCTGGAAGACACCACCATCACCTTCTCCTCGCTCCGCCTCTCTGACGAGTCATCCTACATCTGTGAATACACCACGTTCCCTGCAGGGAACAGAGAAAACACTGTGAACCTCACTGTCTACG TTCGGCCAACAACTCAGATGACTCTGTCCACGCCAACGCTGGTGGCTCGTTCATCCAATGTGAAAACACCGGTGGCCACCTGCATCTCTGCCAATGGAAAACCGCCCGGTACCATCAG GTGGGAGACGAGGGTGCCGGGAGAAGTGACCACCCGAGAGTACAGGAACTCAGACGGGACGTTTACCGTTCAGAGTGACTACATTTTGGTACccagcagagaaacacacaagGAGACGCTCACCTGCGTCACCACCTACAACGAGGAGGTCTTCACCGACAGCGTCACCCTCGATATTCAGT ACGAGCCAGATGTTTCGGTTGATGGGTATGATGGAAACTGGTACCTGAACCGAGAGAACGTGCAGCTGAGCTGCCAAGCTGATGCCAACCCGGCCGTCTCTCTGTATCAGTGGAGACT GATTAATGGCTCCATACCGAGCAACGCTGAGATCCGAGACAACGTCCTGACCCTTAAAGGGCCGGTCACGTATGACCTGCAAGGCACCTATGTGTGTGACGCAACCAACAGCATTGGGACACGATCAGGCTCTGTGGAGGTCAGCATTATAG aaAAGCCTCTACCGCAGATTGCAACAGGTGATGTCATCAGCGTAATTGCCTTATTACTGGCTGCCGGAGTGCTCATGGGCATTACTATCACAGTCCTGGTGCTCAAAATAAGAAGCAGAAAAGGCAACTCCTC AAATGACTCTCCATCCAGAAAACTGTCCCAGCCGATAAGGAAGAGACCAGCAGATGATATCCAG CACTCAGGACGGTTTTACGAAGAGCTTCCAAACACGGCGGACTATGTGAGCTACAGACTGGCCTGCAACAAGGAGGACTACCCAGAGCCCTACTCCCCACCCATaaagcctcctc tctttctgccccAACAACCCTACCACTCCCCGCAACCAACCACTGCAAGCAGCAGCGGCACCAACACGCCAAAAAacactttctctcctccttcacacACCACGGCCATCTTTAAGTACCCCTCCGTACCAGGCTTGTCTTCTCCTCCCCCGGGAGTGGCAGCATACACTTTTCCCAAAGAGCAATACGTTTGA